A genomic segment from Desulfobacterales bacterium encodes:
- a CDS encoding anthranilate synthase component I family protein has protein sequence MFLKQFPDPLQFKQLSRQYNVVPVYAEILADMETPVSVFKKLYRDQGPAFLFESAEGGEKWGRFSFISASSFCDIRIFKEFVEIRKNGTTRQIPHQGNPLSVLKDIMGRYKRPAMPDLPRFWGGLAGYITYEMVSFFEAIPNTVPEDTPLAHFIIPDVLLVFDNIRHTLLVIAIAFLEDHPVAGRAYQEATGRIRNLIGIIKQPLPDQSVAEGPKHFQLKADLEPEQFRKQVTTVKDHIRAGDVIQTVISQSFSCNELPDLFELYRAQRYINPSPYLYLMHLGDIALAGSSPETMVRLENSVATLRPIAGTRPRGKTEKEDRRLADELLRDEKERAEHLMLVDLGRNDLGRIAETGTVQVSDLMVVERYSHVMHLVSNINCHLKPEYDAWDLLRAVFPAGTLSGAPKVRAMEMIAELEQDVRGPYGGAVGYISFDGNMDMAITIRTACIRNNRLTVRAGAGIVADSDPETERIETVNKARAIEKALELMQQKIR, from the coding sequence ATGTTTTTAAAACAGTTTCCCGATCCGCTTCAATTCAAACAGTTGTCCCGACAATACAACGTTGTCCCGGTATATGCCGAAATCCTGGCTGATATGGAAACCCCGGTATCGGTGTTTAAAAAATTGTACCGGGACCAGGGGCCTGCGTTTTTGTTTGAAAGTGCCGAAGGCGGTGAAAAATGGGGACGCTTCAGCTTTATCAGTGCCTCCTCATTCTGTGATATCCGTATTTTTAAAGAATTTGTTGAAATCCGTAAAAATGGCACGACCCGTCAGATCCCGCACCAGGGCAATCCGCTTTCGGTCCTGAAAGATATCATGGGCCGGTACAAAAGACCGGCCATGCCGGATCTGCCACGGTTCTGGGGCGGGCTGGCCGGTTATATCACCTATGAGATGGTGTCATTTTTTGAAGCCATCCCCAACACCGTACCGGAAGACACGCCACTGGCACATTTCATCATCCCGGATGTGCTGCTGGTTTTCGATAACATCCGGCACACCCTGCTGGTGATTGCGATCGCTTTTCTGGAAGACCACCCGGTTGCCGGACGCGCTTACCAAGAGGCCACCGGCAGAATCAGAAACCTGATCGGAATCATCAAACAGCCATTGCCGGATCAATCCGTTGCTGAGGGTCCGAAACATTTTCAATTAAAGGCTGATCTCGAGCCGGAACAGTTCCGAAAGCAGGTTACCACCGTCAAGGACCATATCCGGGCCGGCGATGTCATTCAGACCGTTATCTCCCAGTCTTTCAGCTGCAACGAGCTGCCCGATCTTTTTGAACTTTACCGTGCACAGCGCTACATCAATCCTTCACCCTATCTGTATCTGATGCATCTGGGCGATATTGCACTGGCAGGCTCTTCACCGGAAACCATGGTCCGTCTGGAAAATTCGGTAGCCACATTAAGACCCATTGCCGGCACCCGGCCCAGGGGAAAAACCGAAAAAGAAGACAGACGCCTGGCTGATGAACTGTTGCGGGATGAAAAAGAACGGGCCGAGCATCTGATGCTGGTGGATCTGGGAAGAAATGATCTGGGGCGTATTGCCGAAACCGGGACCGTTCAGGTGTCTGATCTCATGGTAGTGGAACGCTACTCCCACGTGATGCATCTGGTCTCCAACATCAACTGCCACTTAAAACCCGAGTACGACGCATGGGATCTGCTTCGGGCGGTTTTTCCGGCCGGCACGCTCAGCGGAGCCCCGAAAGTCCGCGCCATGGAAATGATTGCCGAACTGGAACAGGACGTCAGAGGCCCGTACGGAGGCGCGGTCGGCTACATATCATTTGACGGCAACATGGATATGGCCATCACCATCCGTACCGCCTGCATCCGCAATAACCGCCTTACGGTTCGGGCCGGTGCCGGGATCGTGGCGGATTCAGATCCTGAGACCGAACGGATCGAAACCGTCAACAAGGCCAGGGCCATCGAAAAAGCGCTGGAACTGATGCAGCAGAAGATACGATAA
- a CDS encoding competence/damage-inducible protein A: MIAEILSTGDEIRTGSLVDTNSAYIAQKLEETGVDVVRHSCVGDDFDMLVSILKEIGDRADIAIMTGGLGPTTDDLTSEAAAAAAGVELTIDPDALVSMEEFFKIRKRPLTDTNKKQALLPKGARCLVNRVGTAPGLSMKIGRCVFFCLPGVPHEMRWMLSDAVLPQIVKLSGADRYVYQVRTMGLFGVGESDANRELDGFDEYFPDLKLGYRAHFPEVQIKVYARGKDAVRLNARAEAAAEWIFHRLGKWMYSLDGDPMEEEIGKLLTSHNATVAVAESCTGGLIAHWLTSVPGSSNYFLFSGVTYSNEAKINVLGVSPETINTCGAVHEQTAKEMAEGARRISGAVYGISTTGIAGPDGGSEEKPVGTVCIGLATPRYAKGYRFQYNYGMRNMNKEVFAMKALDLLRRELVGEREED, encoded by the coding sequence ATGATTGCAGAAATTTTGTCGACCGGAGATGAAATTCGTACGGGTTCACTTGTGGATACGAATTCTGCCTATATCGCTCAGAAACTGGAAGAGACAGGTGTGGACGTGGTTCGTCACAGCTGTGTAGGGGATGATTTTGATATGTTGGTTTCCATTCTGAAGGAAATCGGCGATCGGGCTGATATTGCCATTATGACCGGAGGACTGGGCCCGACAACCGATGACCTGACATCCGAGGCAGCTGCAGCGGCCGCCGGGGTGGAACTGACGATTGACCCGGATGCGCTGGTATCCATGGAGGAATTTTTTAAAATTCGAAAAAGGCCTTTGACCGATACGAATAAGAAACAGGCCCTGCTTCCGAAAGGCGCCCGGTGTCTGGTGAACCGTGTGGGTACAGCCCCGGGATTGAGCATGAAAATCGGCCGGTGTGTATTTTTCTGTCTGCCGGGTGTCCCCCATGAAATGCGCTGGATGCTTTCCGATGCGGTCCTTCCGCAAATCGTCAAGCTCTCGGGAGCGGATCGATATGTCTATCAGGTCAGGACCATGGGGCTGTTTGGCGTGGGGGAATCGGATGCCAACCGGGAGCTTGACGGGTTTGATGAATATTTTCCGGATCTTAAACTGGGCTACCGAGCGCATTTTCCGGAGGTTCAGATAAAAGTATATGCACGCGGAAAAGATGCCGTCCGGTTGAATGCCCGTGCGGAGGCTGCCGCTGAATGGATATTTCACCGGTTAGGCAAATGGATGTATTCGCTTGACGGGGATCCCATGGAAGAAGAAATCGGAAAGCTGCTGACATCTCATAATGCCACGGTTGCAGTCGCCGAAAGCTGTACGGGGGGGCTGATTGCTCACTGGCTGACCAGTGTTCCGGGAAGTTCGAATTATTTTCTGTTTTCCGGGGTAACCTATTCCAATGAGGCCAAGATCAACGTGCTCGGTGTATCCCCCGAAACCATCAATACCTGCGGCGCTGTCCATGAACAGACCGCAAAGGAAATGGCAGAAGGGGCCCGGCGTATTTCCGGTGCAGTCTACGGCATTTCAACGACCGGTATCGCAGGCCCTGACGGAGGCAGCGAAGAAAAGCCGGTTGGCACCGTCTGCATCGGTCTGGCAACACCCCGATATGCCAAAGGGTACCGGTTTCAGTACAACTACGGAATGAGAAACATGAATAAAGAAGTATTTGCCATGAAAGCTCTGGATCTGTTGCGACGGGAGCTGGTGGGGGAAAGGGAAGAGGACTGA
- a CDS encoding HDOD domain-containing protein, with protein MYAYVARQPIFNKSKKINGYELLFRGGMENSFPDVDGDEATLELLSTTFMTTNINDYTGGKQAFINFTRNLLVNKTPMLFPKETTVVEILETVDSEEAVVDACQHIARQGYTIALDDFVYDATLLPLIDLADIIKFDFRQSSIDKIVSDIHQLPRYDLKLLAEKVETYEEFQTAIELGFDYFQGYFFSRPEVIKRKKLSPVKINLIRIMGEISQRQVDYSKLDNYISSDVSLSFKLLRYVNSSFFRRTSEISSIQQAIIMLGENEVRRFISMMALGKLSDDKPKELVKVSSIRAKFCELLTLAAKSASNPNELFMLGLFSLIDAILDISMETIMDDLPLSNQLKDALIKNQGFEFYFLRLAISYEKGDWSDVTFCSNILDIPENQLPDLYLDALKWGDMVVNL; from the coding sequence ATGTATGCTTATGTTGCGCGACAACCCATATTCAATAAAAGCAAAAAAATAAACGGATATGAGCTTCTGTTCCGCGGAGGGATGGAAAACAGTTTCCCTGACGTCGATGGAGATGAGGCTACACTGGAACTCCTTTCCACAACCTTCATGACCACCAATATCAACGATTATACGGGGGGGAAACAAGCCTTTATCAACTTTACCAGAAATCTTCTTGTCAACAAAACCCCCATGCTGTTCCCCAAAGAAACGACAGTGGTTGAAATTCTTGAAACCGTTGATTCCGAGGAAGCTGTTGTCGATGCGTGTCAGCATATTGCACGGCAGGGATATACAATCGCTCTGGATGATTTTGTTTACGACGCAACGCTTTTACCACTGATTGACCTTGCCGATATCATTAAATTTGACTTCAGACAGTCGTCTATTGATAAAATTGTCAGCGATATCCATCAGCTCCCCCGGTATGATCTTAAGCTTCTGGCTGAAAAGGTTGAAACATACGAAGAATTCCAAACGGCCATTGAACTTGGATTTGATTACTTTCAAGGATATTTTTTTTCCAGACCGGAAGTGATCAAAAGGAAAAAACTCTCGCCGGTTAAAATAAACCTGATTCGTATAATGGGAGAGATCAGCCAGAGGCAAGTGGATTACAGCAAACTGGATAATTATATATCCAGCGACGTTTCCCTGTCTTTCAAATTACTTCGCTATGTCAACTCATCTTTTTTTCGGAGAACCTCAGAAATATCATCCATTCAACAGGCCATCATCATGCTGGGAGAAAATGAAGTCAGACGTTTCATTTCTATGATGGCACTGGGAAAACTCTCCGACGACAAGCCAAAAGAGCTGGTCAAAGTATCCTCCATCCGGGCAAAATTCTGCGAACTTCTGACGCTGGCGGCCAAATCAGCCAGCAATCCGAATGAATTGTTCATGCTCGGCTTGTTTTCACTTATTGATGCGATTTTAGACATTTCGATGGAAACCATTATGGATGATCTCCCCCTTTCCAATCAGCTGAAAGATGCTTTAATAAAAAACCAGGGTTTCGAATTCTACTTCTTAAGACTGGCGATCTCTTATGAAAAAGGCGATTGGAGTGACGTTACATTCTGCTCGAATATTCTGGATATCCCTGAAAATCAGCTACCGGATTTATACCTGGATGCCCTTAAATGGGGGGATATGGTTGTGAATCTGTAG
- the trpC gene encoding indole-3-glycerol phosphate synthase TrpC: MATDILQQIVDHKFSEIKAAKIRLPEKQLQQMACSATHDQKSLFNALQHPTGSGSRIIAEIKRASPSKGIIRPDLDPAFYATAYEQAGASAISVLTEERFFLGSCNDLKTARNATTLPILRKDFIISTYQLYESVLMGADAVLLIVRILSRKQLDDCLRITHELGMDALVEVHSETDLEAACLAGARLIGINNRNLKTFETDIRTSMQMVSRLQSGQVPVAASGIHTRKDLRHIRQAGIANALIGESIVRAEDPGEFIKHLLS; encoded by the coding sequence ATGGCCACCGATATTCTTCAGCAAATCGTCGATCATAAATTCTCGGAAATCAAGGCGGCTAAAATCCGGCTACCGGAAAAACAGCTTCAGCAAATGGCCTGTTCCGCAACTCATGATCAAAAGTCGCTGTTTAATGCGCTTCAACACCCCACCGGATCCGGCAGCCGTATCATCGCGGAAATCAAACGGGCCTCGCCTTCAAAAGGAATCATACGGCCGGATCTGGACCCGGCATTTTACGCAACGGCATACGAGCAGGCCGGCGCCTCCGCCATATCCGTACTGACCGAAGAGCGGTTTTTTCTCGGCAGCTGCAATGATCTCAAAACCGCCAGAAACGCGACAACGCTTCCGATACTTCGAAAAGATTTTATCATTTCAACGTATCAGCTCTATGAATCCGTCCTCATGGGCGCCGATGCCGTGCTTCTCATCGTCAGGATCCTGTCCAGAAAGCAGCTTGATGACTGTCTTCGGATAACGCATGAACTGGGAATGGACGCCCTGGTCGAGGTACATTCCGAAACGGATCTTGAAGCCGCTTGCCTTGCAGGCGCCCGGCTGATCGGAATTAACAACAGAAATCTGAAAACATTTGAAACCGATATCCGCACCAGCATGCAGATGGTATCCAGGCTTCAATCCGGTCAGGTCCCTGTGGCCGCCAGCGGAATCCACACCCGCAAGGACCTTCGGCACATCCGACAGGCCGGAATAGCCAACGCATTGATTGGAGAAAGTATCGTACGGGCCGAAGATCCCGGAGAGTTTATCAAACATCTCCTGTCATAA
- the trpD gene encoding anthranilate phosphoribosyltransferase produces the protein MFTRYLNTIIQGNTLSESQMSQLMDEIFSGRVSDIRIGAFMAALATRGETFEELAGAAKAMRRKALRIQTPGATVVDTCGTGGDTAGTFNISTTAAFVVAGCSVTVAKHGNRSVTSNCGSADLLEALGVKLDTVPELVEEAVSDIGIGFLYAPLYHSAMRFAAGARKDIGIRSIFNMLGPLTNPAAANCQLVGVYNPQLTEMFAGALRLLGSRRAFVVHGHDGLDEISVCAPTRVSELNQDRIRTYDLYPETFFGKTAAPEDLAGGDPETNADITRRILNGEKGPKRDIVLINASAALVAAGKAENLTDGIRLAEVSIDSGAASEKLIALIQFTRKNG, from the coding sequence ATGTTTACCAGATATCTAAACACAATTATCCAGGGAAATACATTATCAGAATCACAGATGTCTCAACTGATGGATGAGATTTTTTCAGGCCGGGTCTCCGATATCCGGATCGGTGCTTTTATGGCGGCACTGGCAACCCGGGGCGAAACCTTTGAAGAACTTGCCGGGGCCGCAAAGGCCATGCGCAGAAAAGCACTTCGCATTCAAACGCCCGGCGCCACGGTTGTGGATACCTGCGGAACCGGAGGCGACACGGCCGGCACGTTTAACATCTCCACTACCGCTGCCTTTGTGGTCGCCGGATGCAGCGTTACCGTGGCCAAACACGGAAACCGGTCGGTTACCAGCAACTGCGGAAGCGCCGACCTGCTCGAGGCATTGGGCGTAAAACTTGACACCGTCCCGGAACTGGTCGAAGAGGCGGTATCCGATATCGGTATCGGCTTTTTATACGCGCCGCTGTATCACAGCGCCATGCGCTTTGCCGCCGGTGCCAGAAAAGATATAGGAATTCGCAGCATCTTCAACATGCTGGGGCCGCTGACCAACCCGGCCGCTGCAAACTGCCAGCTGGTCGGCGTATACAATCCGCAGCTGACGGAAATGTTTGCAGGGGCGCTTCGACTGCTCGGAAGCCGCCGTGCCTTTGTCGTCCACGGTCATGATGGTCTGGATGAAATTTCGGTCTGCGCCCCCACGCGGGTATCCGAACTGAACCAGGACCGGATCCGAACCTATGATTTATATCCGGAAACGTTTTTCGGAAAAACGGCCGCCCCCGAAGACCTTGCGGGGGGTGATCCTGAAACAAATGCCGATATCACCCGGCGCATCCTGAACGGCGAAAAAGGCCCGAAACGGGATATCGTTCTGATCAATGCCTCGGCGGCGCTGGTTGCCGCCGGGAAAGCCGAAAATCTAACCGACGGTATCCGCCTGGCCGAAGTATCCATTGACAGCGGAGCTGCATCAGAAAAACTCATCGCCCTGATTCAATTTACCCGGAAAAACGGATAA
- a CDS encoding aminodeoxychorismate/anthranilate synthase component II: MIVMIDNYDSFTYNLVQYIEQLGESVTVIRNNAATLDDLHRLNPSAIVVSPGPGRPETAGLSIPAIQSFSGKIPILGVCLGHQSIAIAFGGKVVSARHLMHGKTSAISSDEKGLYAGIRSPFQAMRYHSLAVCRQHLPQCLEITSESDDGEIMGIRHKTHPTEGIQFHPESIMTPVGKRLLRNFLKNSHESGKRV, encoded by the coding sequence ATGATCGTAATGATCGATAACTATGATTCTTTCACCTATAACCTGGTACAGTATATTGAACAACTCGGCGAATCCGTGACCGTTATCCGAAACAATGCGGCAACCCTGGACGATCTTCACCGGCTGAACCCATCGGCCATCGTCGTATCCCCCGGCCCGGGCCGACCCGAGACCGCCGGCCTTTCCATACCTGCCATCCAGAGCTTTTCAGGCAAAATCCCGATCCTTGGCGTTTGTCTCGGGCATCAGTCCATTGCCATCGCCTTTGGCGGAAAAGTCGTATCAGCCAGGCATCTGATGCACGGAAAAACATCCGCCATTTCATCGGACGAAAAAGGTCTCTACGCCGGTATCCGCTCACCGTTTCAGGCCATGCGGTATCATTCCCTGGCGGTCTGCAGGCAGCATCTGCCTCAATGCCTTGAGATCACATCAGAGTCTGACGACGGAGAAATCATGGGCATCCGCCACAAAACCCATCCCACCGAAGGCATCCAGTTCCATCCGGAATCCATCATGACCCCGGTGGGGAAACGATTGTTAAGAAATTTTCTCAAGAACAGTCATGAGTCGGGGAAAAGGGTATAG
- a CDS encoding phosphoribosylanthranilate isomerase, with protein sequence MEPQQPEHIFTLHRPQVKICGLTRIRDAVACVKAGADAIGLVFYPKSPRHLSDERAMRICIGLPRTVYTVGVFVNESFSAIMRRVDCCGLKAVQLHGQESPALAGRLRHQNLVVIKALFIHGVPDISLAADYPASAFLVESGKGPLPGGNALAWDWNAVKDFSTKFPAILAGGLCPDNIARAVSAAHPDAVDISSGVESTPGQKDHKKITALMNALSYQASAIRPEANSLRRIF encoded by the coding sequence ATGGAACCTCAACAGCCAGAACATATTTTCACTTTACACCGGCCCCAGGTCAAAATATGCGGACTCACCCGTATCCGTGATGCGGTTGCCTGCGTCAAAGCCGGGGCCGATGCCATCGGTCTGGTATTTTACCCGAAAAGTCCGAGGCATCTGAGCGATGAGCGGGCGATGCGGATCTGCATCGGCCTGCCCCGAACCGTTTATACCGTCGGGGTGTTTGTAAACGAATCCTTTTCAGCCATCATGCGACGGGTGGATTGCTGCGGCCTGAAAGCGGTCCAACTTCACGGGCAGGAATCCCCGGCGCTTGCGGGCCGTCTTCGCCACCAGAATCTGGTGGTTATCAAAGCGCTTTTCATCCATGGCGTTCCCGATATCAGCCTGGCCGCAGATTATCCGGCATCGGCATTTCTGGTCGAAAGCGGAAAAGGGCCGCTTCCGGGCGGCAATGCACTCGCATGGGACTGGAATGCCGTCAAGGATTTTTCCACAAAATTTCCCGCCATTCTGGCCGGAGGACTCTGCCCGGATAATATTGCCCGTGCAGTTTCAGCCGCACATCCGGATGCCGTGGATATCAGTTCCGGTGTCGAGTCAACGCCAGGGCAAAAGGATCACAAAAAAATAACCGCACTGATGAACGCACTTTCTTATCAGGCTTCCGCCATCCGGCCGGAGGCTAATTCATTAAGGAGAATATTTTAA